CGGTGTCGCCGGCCGCGACGGCGGCCTCGGCCAGCGGGAGCATCGGCAGCAGGTGTCCGTACGCGGGGAACGTGGTGAAGAGCGCTTTCATGGGGGCAGGCAGCCTTCCTGGAGTTCATTACACTGATCAGAGCCGACTCTGACGAAAGGCTGGCAAGTACGATCTCGGCGTGCCCAACCCGAACGACACGACCAGCAGGAGGGCGGAGTACGCCCAGCGCACCCGACAGGCGATCCTGGACGCGGCCCGGGAGTTGTTCGTCGAGAAGGGCTACTTCGGCACGAAGGTCGAGGAGATCGCCCGGCACGCGCGGGTCGCGCCGGCCACCGTGTACGCGGTCGGTGGCGGCAAGCACGGGCTGCTGCGGACGTTGATCGAGTCCGGCACCAACACCGACGAGGTCGCGCTCGTGATGACCCGGCTCCGTCAGATCACCGATCCGGCCGAGCTGGTCCGGTTCATCGTGCGCGCGACGCGCGAGCAGTTCGAGCTGTGGGCCGGGCTGATGCGGCAGGTGGTCGCCGCGGCGCCGCAGGAGCCGACGGTGCGGGAGATCCAGGAGATCGCGCACGCCAGCATGCGGCACGGGCTGGCGGTGACCGCGCGGCGGTTGGGGCAGCTGGGCGCGCTGCGCGACGGCGTCGACGACGACCGCGCCACCGACCTGCTCTGGCTGTACCTGTGCAACGCGGCCTACTTCGTCCGTACCGATGATCTGGGTTGGTCGCTCGACGAGTCCGAGGCGTGGCTGAACGAGACCCTGCCGCAGGCGCTGCTCAGAGATGGATTCGGTGGTCCAGGCCCGAGCCGGTGACGATCGTGGTGGCGATCCGCGCGGCCATCCGGCGGAACAGCAGGCGGCGGGGGTGCCGCAGGTTGGCCGGGGAGAGGCGGGCCTGGGCGCGCAGCGTGGCAGCGTTGCGGGCGATGGCGGGGCCGAACTCGCGGAAGTCGCCGTAGAGCGCGCGGTTCTCGGCGGAGCCGAGATAGCAGAAGGGCGAGGAGCCCAGCATCGGTACGAACGGGGTGCCGATCCGCCGGAGATTGCGGTACGCGGGTTCGTCGATCATGGCGACCACGTGCGTGATCCCGTCCCGGTGGAAGACGCGGTAGAGCGTGCGGTAGAGCAGTGTGCTGACCAGCACCGACCGGGTGCCGCGGTACTCCGGGAGGACCGCGAGCGTGGCGACGTCGACGGCGCGCCGGCCGTCGGTCATCCGGTGATGCTCGCGGATGTCGTCGACGGTGCCGCCGATGTGGGCCGGCGCGTCGTTGAGCGTCTTCAGGCCGGCCGGGGACTCGTCGATCAGCCGGATGACGCCGGCGGCCCGGTGCCGGGCCTGGTCGAGCACGACGATGAAGCGGCTGGCGGCGTCGTACCCGCTGTATTCGGCCTTCATGGTGTCGGAGTCCAGGCCGAACTCGGTCTCGAAGACGGTCTGCTCGACGGCGCGCGCCGCGTCGGCCAGTGGATCATCAGGTCCGGTGAGGAGCGCGGCGAAGCGGCCGGGGTGGCCGGCGAGCGGGCGGGGCGTGGCATAGCGCATGGGCGGCCGATTCGTGGAGATCGATAGCGACCTGAAGATCATCGTCCACATCGGCCGGACACGCAGCGTCTTCTGCAGATGACCCAACGAATGAGATAACGTGCAAAAAGCCTAAAGCTGCTCGGCGCGGAGGATGCTGCGAACGCGCAACTCGGCCGCGACCTCGGGCGTGCACTCCGCGACGATCGCGGCCGTGCCGACCGGGACCGCGCCGCACGCGGTCACGATCTCGCCGAGCGCGCGGGACTGGGCGCCCGTGGTGATCCAGTCGTCGACGATCAGCGCGCGGTCACCGGGGCGCAGCTGGCGGGTGCGCACGCCGAGCGACAGTCGCCGGCCCTTGTGGTCCGGTGCGGCCTGGGCCCAGGTCATCGGCTCGGCGACCGGCGCGTGCCCGCCCTTGTACGCCTCGACGAAGCCCACCTCCAGCGCGATCGCGACCAGCGGGCCGACGACGAAGCCGGTGACCTCCGGCGCGACCACCACGGTCGGCTGTTCCGCGACGAACAGGCCGGCCAGGGCCGGGCCCAGCGCGTGCAGGATCGAGGGCGAGCGCCACCAGCCGGAGAGGTCACTGACCAGGTGCGGGAAGTCGTGCCCCGGGTCATTCCAGCGAAATGCGCCGATCAGTTCGGTGGTAAGGTCCGACGACACCAGATCATCTTGCTCCTGCGGCGCAACGCGGCAACCCACCGGGCCCGCGAAAGCGTGGGAGAGACGGACGCGCCCCACAAGGGCGACCCGATCGGGCGACAACCAGGTGACGCCACCACCCCACCGGACGGCCAAATCGGCATCAGACTAGGGGGCAAGTCGGTGCAGTCCCGTCGGTCGATCAGGCATGCTGGGTCCGGACCAATGCACAACCTCTTCGCGGGCCGCGGCCCGATCAGCCCAGGATCCCGCGCCGGCCTCGGCGCGGCTGTCGCGCTGCTCGCACTCGTCTCCGTGATCGAGCTGGCCGACGGCCCCAACGCGAGCTACGTCGGCCTGGTCGCGGCCGCGCCGTTCCTGGCCGCGGCGTTCGCGTCGTGGCGGGTGGTGCTGACCGTCGGCGCACTGGCCACCGTGGTCGGTGCCGGGTTCGTGATCTCCGATCCGTCGTTCCCGGCGGCGATCAATGTGGTCGGTGTCGGGCTGTCCACCGGCATCGCGGCCGCGGTGGCGACGATCCGCGACCGGCAGGCCCGCCGCATCGACGAGCTGTTCAAGCTGGCCCAGGTCGCGCAGCAGGCGGTGCTGCGCCCGATCGGCCCGCACGTGGGCACGCTCGCGGTGGCCGGTCGTTACATCTCCGCGACCGCGGCCGCGGACATCGGCGGCGACCTCTACGAGGCGCTCGACACGCCCTACGGGGTACGGATGATCATCGGCGACGTGCGCGGCAAGGGGCTGGACGCGGTGCGCCTCGCCAGCATCGTGCTCGGGTCGTACCGGCACGTGGCGTTCGAGCGCGGCGATCTCCGTACCGTGGTGGCCGATCTGGATCGTGCGGTCGCCCGCAGCGTCGGCGACGAGGACTTCGTGACCGCGGTGCTGGTCGAGGAGCGCGGCGGCACGCTCACCATCGTGAACTGCGGGCATCCGGCGCCGCTGCTGCTGCGGCGGGGCAAGGTGATCCCGCTGGATCCGCCGGCACCCGTACCGCCGCTGGGTTTCCGGCCGGAGGCCCAGCCGCGGGTGGAGCGGCTGGAGCCCGGCGACCGGTTGCTGCTCTTCACGGACGGTCTCGGCGAGGCTCGCCGGGAGGGGAAGTTCTTCCCGACCGCCGACCGCGCCTGGCAGTTGGTCGGGCACGGCACGGTCGGTGACGGTCTGGCGTCGCTGGAGGCCGCGCTGCACGAGTGGGTGCACGGACGCTTGGACGACGACATCGCGCTGGTGCTGATGGAGTACACCGGGCCCAGGCCCGTCGCGAGCGCGGCCATGCCGAGCTGGGAGGTCGGCGCCGCCGGGGCATGACCCGCGACCTCTACGTCGCGGGCGCGGTGCGCGGTGACGGCACCGGCAGCGGACCGGGGATGATCGGGGTGCTGATCGTGATCGGCGGGAGCATGGTGGTCGGCGCCTCGTCCGGCTCCTCCGGTGCCCGGTGCCGGCCGATGTAGCCGCGCTCGTACCCGTCCGGCTCCGGGCGTATCTGGCGCAGTGCGTCTCTGAGGTTGCTGAGCAGCATGGACATCCTCCCCAACGATGGCCCGGCCCCCACGCCGAGCGGCGCTTCGAACGTGCCAACGAGATGGACTCGGCCCAGGTTGCGGTCCGTTCGGCGCGGCGGCTTGACCTGACGGTGGAGGTCACTCGAGAAACACCGCAAAAAGGGTGAATCGCGGTCGATAGTGCGGCGCGTGTGGCCGTGGTCACTTCGACGGCGGCCTTGTCCGTACTTACCCGTCGGTAATACTCTTCTATTACTGACCGGTAACGAGCGTGAAGCGGGGGCTGCCGCCCATGAGTCACTACAAGAGCAACCTGCGAGACCTCGAGTTCAACCTGTTCGAGGTGTTCGGCGCCGATCGCTCGTTCGGCGTCGCTCCGTACGCCGAGTTCGACGTCGACACGGTCCGGGACATCCTCTCGGAGATGCGGCGGCTGGCCGAGGAGGACCTCGGCGCCAGCTACGCCGACGCCGACCGGAACCCGCCGGTCTTCGACCCGGCCACGCACACCGCTCCGCTGCCCGAGTCGTTCAAGAAGTCCTACGCCGCGTGGATGGGTGCCGAGTTCTGGCGGCTGGACCTGCCCGAGGCGCTCGGCGGCACGCCCGCACCGCGCGCGGTCTGGTGGGCGATCGCCGAGATGGTGCTCGGCTCGAACGCGCCGCTCTGGATGTACTCCTCGGGTCCCTCGTTCGCGCACATAGCGCACGTCGAGGGCACCGAGGAGCAGCGGAAGTGGGCCGAGCTGTTCATCGAGAAGCAGTGGGGCTCGACCATGGTGCTGACCGAGCCGGACGCCGGCTCGGACGTCGGCGCCGGCCGTGCCCGGGCGATCCCGCAGCCGGACGGCTCCTGGCACATCGAGGGCGTCAAGCGGTTCATCACGTCCGGCGAGCACGACCTCACCGACAACATCATCCACTACGTGCTGGCGCGCCCGGTCGGCGTCGAGGGCGTGGGCGGACCGGGCACGAAGGGCCTGTCGCTGTTCATCGTGCCGAAGTTCCACTTCGACGCGGAGACCGGTGAGCTGGGCGAGCGCAACGGCGTCTACGCCACGAACATCGAGCACAAGATGGGGATCAAGGTCTCCAACACCTGCGAGCTGACGTTCGGCGAGCACGGCACGCCGGCCAAGGGCTGGCTGCTCGGCGAGGTGCACGAGGGCATCCGCCAGATGTTCCTGATCATCGAGTACGCGCGGATGATGGTCGGCACGAAGGCGATCGCCACGCTCTCCAGCGGCTACCTCAACGCGCTGGAGTACGCGAAGAGCCGCCAGCAGGGCGCCGACCTGCTCCGCCAGGCCGACAAGACGGCGCCGCGCGTCGAGATCATCAAGCACCCGGACGTACGCCGGTCGCTGATGCTCCAGAAGGCGTACGCGGAGGGCCTGCGCGCGCTCGTGCTCTACACCGCGACCTGGCAGGACACGGTCGCGAAGGCGGAGGCGGCCGGCGACGCCGAGACCGCCGGGGTCGGCAAGAAGGTCAACGACCTGCTGCTCCCGCTGGTCAAGGGCGTCGGCTCGGAGCGCGCCTACGAGCTGCTCGGCCACGAGTCGCTGCAGACGTTCGGCGGCTCCGGCTTCCTCCAGGACTACCCGCTCGAGCAGTACGTTCGCGACTCGAAGATCGACACGCTCTACGAGGGCACCACCGCGATCCAGAGCCTCGACCTGATCTTCCGCAAGATCGTCCGGGACAACGGCGCGGCGCTGATGCGGGTGGCCGGCGAGATCCAGCAGTTCATCGAGGCCGAGGGCGGCAACGGCCGGCTCAAGGAGGAGCGGCTGCTGCTCGGCAAGTCGCTCGGCGAGCTCCAGGCGATGCTCGGCGCGATCACCGGCTGGCTCGGCGCGGCCCAGGGCGGCAAGCCCGACGAGCTGTACAAGGTCGGTCTGCACTCCCGCCGGGTGCTGCTCGCGCTCGGTGACGTGGTGGTCGGCTGGCTGCTGCAGAAGCAGGCGGACGTCGCGCTCGGTGCGCTGGCCGGTGAGGTCTCCGCCGCGGACAAGGCGTTCTACGAGGGCAAGGTCGCGGCCGCGCGGTTCTTCGCCCACGAGGTGCTGCCCCGGGTCGGCGCGGACCGTCGCGTCGTGCAGGGCGCCACGCTCGACGTCATGGAGGTCCCGGAGGACCAGTTCTAGAACCCGGACAAAGAAGCAGCGGGGGTACGCGTACCCCCGCTGCTTCTTTGCGGTAGCGCCGTGCGGTGGCCCTTAGCCGATATAGCCTGAAATCTCCTGGCACGGGGGAGTGCACATGGGTATTGGCGGAGGAATCTTCCTCATCGCAATCGGCGCCATCCTGGCCTTCGCGGTCCACGTGGAGCCGGCGTGGCTGGACCTGAACGTGGTCGGCTGGGTGCTGATGCTGGCCGGCACGTCCGCACTGCTGATCACCATTTGGTACTGGAACGATCGGCGGACCCGCGCGCTCGGCGGGGCGATCGACGTGGTCGACGAGACGCGTCTGGCCCACCCGGCCGCACCGCTCGGCGCGGACTCCGAGATCGAGATCCGGCACCCGCCGGCGCCGCCGGGCTGAGCCAGGCCGGCCCGGGTCAGCCGCGCGCGGTGTGCGTGTCGGTCGCCGGAGCGCCGCCGGCACCGAGCGACGCCCAGTCGCCGTCGAAGCGGTGCACGGCCAGGCCGCTGGTGCGCATGCCGTCGGAGTCGTTCGCGCCGTCCGGGTCGAGCATCGCGGACAGCAGCGAGATGTCCGGGTTGTGGCCGACGAGCAGCACGGTCGAGGTGTCCGCCGGCACCGCCTTGACGGTGGCGAGCAGCGCGTGGTGACCCTCCGCGTAGAGGGCCGCCTCGTACCGGACCGTGGGGGAACTCGCGTCGGTCGAGGCCTCCGCCATCGCGACCGCCACGCCGTGCCAGGTCTGCCGGGTACGCCGCGCGGGCGAGCAGATCACCAGATCGGGGGCGTAGCCGTGATGGGCGAGCCAGGCTCCGGCGGCGGCCGCGTCCGCGTGACCGCGCTCGGTCAGCGGGCGTTCGAGGTCACCGATACCGTCCGGGCGGTCGGCTTTGGCGTGGCGGAGCAGGACCAGGGTTCGAGACGTCACGCGGTACAGCTTGCCTGATTGATACGTGTGACGGGTGGGTAAGCCATCACTCAAGCGTGG
This genomic window from Catenuloplanes niger contains:
- a CDS encoding TetR/AcrR family transcriptional regulator; this translates as MPNPNDTTSRRAEYAQRTRQAILDAARELFVEKGYFGTKVEEIARHARVAPATVYAVGGGKHGLLRTLIESGTNTDEVALVMTRLRQITDPAELVRFIVRATREQFELWAGLMRQVVAAAPQEPTVREIQEIAHASMRHGLAVTARRLGQLGALRDGVDDDRATDLLWLYLCNAAYFVRTDDLGWSLDESEAWLNETLPQALLRDGFGGPGPSR
- a CDS encoding GNAT family N-acyltransferase, whose translation is MRYATPRPLAGHPGRFAALLTGPDDPLADAARAVEQTVFETEFGLDSDTMKAEYSGYDAASRFIVVLDQARHRAAGVIRLIDESPAGLKTLNDAPAHIGGTVDDIREHHRMTDGRRAVDVATLAVLPEYRGTRSVLVSTLLYRTLYRVFHRDGITHVVAMIDEPAYRNLRRIGTPFVPMLGSSPFCYLGSAENRALYGDFREFGPAIARNAATLRAQARLSPANLRHPRRLLFRRMAARIATTIVTGSGLDHRIHL
- a CDS encoding phosphoribosyltransferase family protein, giving the protein MSSDLTTELIGAFRWNDPGHDFPHLVSDLSGWWRSPSILHALGPALAGLFVAEQPTVVVAPEVTGFVVGPLVAIALEVGFVEAYKGGHAPVAEPMTWAQAAPDHKGRRLSLGVRTRQLRPGDRALIVDDWITTGAQSRALGEIVTACGAVPVGTAAIVAECTPEVAAELRVRSILRAEQL
- a CDS encoding PP2C family protein-serine/threonine phosphatase is translated as MHNLFAGRGPISPGSRAGLGAAVALLALVSVIELADGPNASYVGLVAAAPFLAAAFASWRVVLTVGALATVVGAGFVISDPSFPAAINVVGVGLSTGIAAAVATIRDRQARRIDELFKLAQVAQQAVLRPIGPHVGTLAVAGRYISATAAADIGGDLYEALDTPYGVRMIIGDVRGKGLDAVRLASIVLGSYRHVAFERGDLRTVVADLDRAVARSVGDEDFVTAVLVEERGGTLTIVNCGHPAPLLLRRGKVIPLDPPAPVPPLGFRPEAQPRVERLEPGDRLLLFTDGLGEARREGKFFPTADRAWQLVGHGTVGDGLASLEAALHEWVHGRLDDDIALVLMEYTGPRPVASAAMPSWEVGAAGA
- a CDS encoding acyl-CoA dehydrogenase, with the translated sequence MSHYKSNLRDLEFNLFEVFGADRSFGVAPYAEFDVDTVRDILSEMRRLAEEDLGASYADADRNPPVFDPATHTAPLPESFKKSYAAWMGAEFWRLDLPEALGGTPAPRAVWWAIAEMVLGSNAPLWMYSSGPSFAHIAHVEGTEEQRKWAELFIEKQWGSTMVLTEPDAGSDVGAGRARAIPQPDGSWHIEGVKRFITSGEHDLTDNIIHYVLARPVGVEGVGGPGTKGLSLFIVPKFHFDAETGELGERNGVYATNIEHKMGIKVSNTCELTFGEHGTPAKGWLLGEVHEGIRQMFLIIEYARMMVGTKAIATLSSGYLNALEYAKSRQQGADLLRQADKTAPRVEIIKHPDVRRSLMLQKAYAEGLRALVLYTATWQDTVAKAEAAGDAETAGVGKKVNDLLLPLVKGVGSERAYELLGHESLQTFGGSGFLQDYPLEQYVRDSKIDTLYEGTTAIQSLDLIFRKIVRDNGAALMRVAGEIQQFIEAEGGNGRLKEERLLLGKSLGELQAMLGAITGWLGAAQGGKPDELYKVGLHSRRVLLALGDVVVGWLLQKQADVALGALAGEVSAADKAFYEGKVAAARFFAHEVLPRVGADRRVVQGATLDVMEVPEDQF
- a CDS encoding DUF6458 family protein, giving the protein MGIGGGIFLIAIGAILAFAVHVEPAWLDLNVVGWVLMLAGTSALLITIWYWNDRRTRALGGAIDVVDETRLAHPAAPLGADSEIEIRHPPAPPG
- a CDS encoding SixA phosphatase family protein is translated as MTSRTLVLLRHAKADRPDGIGDLERPLTERGHADAAAAGAWLAHHGYAPDLVICSPARRTRQTWHGVAVAMAEASTDASSPTVRYEAALYAEGHHALLATVKAVPADTSTVLLVGHNPDISLLSAMLDPDGANDSDGMRTSGLAVHRFDGDWASLGAGGAPATDTHTARG